Proteins from one Anastrepha obliqua isolate idAnaObli1 chromosome 2, idAnaObli1_1.0, whole genome shotgun sequence genomic window:
- the LOC129239414 gene encoding cell division cycle 7-related protein kinase, with protein sequence MERKSHKTARNSNIIVAGGGLGLKTGSAVAPATTLAIPTLATGQKQYTTGGSAIAATGEAVDNAGGGSVSSGSKHRSSNTSHHNHSRHAHNTSHHQHHQHTHSSQAQQTQVQHTIHATNPALMLAVGKAANEASKNTKVVGTQISNAMEQVAAALTTVSPKLATTTAMRNKNEEAINDLRQRIPEIENIFDVHSRIGNGTFSTVLLGTLKKERDLPEHVRRKFAIKHHIPTSHPDRIMKELQCMAKIGGSDNVVGINCCIRYNESVAFIMPYMQHDRFHDFFNKMKLFELQHYMRNLLIALRHVHKFNVIHRDVKPSNFLYNRRKRQFLLVDFGLAQQVLTPLQTSALETGCEQPLSLTLGSEGKRPRDGDESPTNKKADSNSGVTASDAYNGSKRPRCTGPHGDQEFAANATPNARVANSCIVGGSPFKMPLKQLNEISAAGGNKSSTLNMAASTMVAGTNNNANHTNYAGDNGICDTPLGRPVKSAIIGGCANSRMQQKLRQSGSVVRTPNSLAQETANGSNAAIQCTESNMTSKYNTNRNLSATNGPKCVCYGNPQVCNICLVKKEMHASRAGTPGYRPPEVLLKYADQTTAVDIWAAGVIFLSILSSVYPFFKAPNDFVALAEMVTIFGDKTIRKTAFILDRLVTLSQKTRPLDLRKLCVRFRNRVKFSSPELLKKYQRPDGTCEVCRNCDQFYFNCLCSETTYNTEPLDDDDPFPSSAYDLLYKLLEVNPHQRITAEEALKHPFFSETGTTSSDKCTGISNNNNNINPSVIALEAAQKKGSRDKVDP encoded by the exons atggaaaggaAATCGCATAAAACGGCACGCAATAGCAACATTATAGTAGCCGGTGGAGGACTCGGCCTTAAAACCGGCAGTGCAGTTGCACCCGCCACGACGCTTGCCATACCCACCCTCGCAACTGGACAGAAGCAATACACGACAGGCGGTAGCGCTATAGCCGCAACTGGCGAAGCTGTCGATAACGCCGGTGGTGGTTCTGTCAGCAGTGGCAGTAAACATCGTAGCAGTAACACAAGCCATCACAATCATAGTCGTCACGCACACAATACTAGTCACCATCAACATCATCAGCACACACATAGCAGTCAGGCGCAGCAAACGCAAGTGCAGCATACAATACATGCCACGAACCCAGCGCTGATGTTAGCGGTCGGCAAAGCTGCCAACGAAGCCAGCAAAAATACGAAAGTTGTAGGCACACAAATCTCCAACGCCATGGAACAAGTAGCAGCAGCGCTAACAACAGTCAGTCCCAAGTTGGCAACGACGACGGCGATGCGCAACAAAAACGAAG AGGCTATCAATGACTTACGTCAACGCATTCCtgaaatcgaaaatattttcgatGTACACAGCCGGATCGGCAATGGCACCTTTAGCACGGTGCTGCTGGGCACTTTGAAGAAGGAGCGCGATTTGCCCGAACATGTGCGACGTAAATTCGCTATTAAACATCACATACCCACCAGTCATCCCGATAGAATAATGAAGGAGTTGCAGTGTATGGCAAAAATCGG CGGCTCAGACAATGTAGTCGGCATTAATTGTTGCATACGCTACAACGAATCGGTTGCTTTCATTATGCCATACATGCAACACGATCGCTTTCACGACTTCTTCAACAAAATGAAACTGTTCGAATTGCAGCACTACATGCGCAATCTACTTATCGCCTTGCGACACGTACACAAATTCAATGTCATTCATCGCGATGTGAAGCCCAGCAACTTTCTGTATAATCGCCGCAAACGCCAATTCCTGCTGGTAGACTTCGGTTTGGCGCAACAGGTGCTTACACCCCTCCAGACCAGTGCACTGGAAACTGGTTGCGAGCAGCCGCTCTCATTGACGCTGGGCTCGGAGGGCAAAAGGCCACGCGATGGTGACGAGTCGCCCACCAACAAGAAAGCCGATTCCAATAGTGGTGTGACGGCCAGCGATGCGTATAACGGTTCAAAACGTCCACGTTGCACCGGTCCGCATGGCGATCAGGAATTTGCTGCAAATGCGACGCCCAATGCGCGCGTTGCCAATAGTTGCATTGTGGGCGGTTCGCCATTCAAAATGCCACTCAAGCAATTGAACGAGATCTCTGCGGCTGGGGGCAATAAAAGTAGCACCTTGAACATGGCAGCTAGTACGATGGTGGCAGGCACCAACAACAATGCCAATCACACTAACTACGCCGGCGACAATGGCATCTGTGATACGCCGCTGGGACGGCCGGTCAAGTCCGCTATCATCGGCGGCTGTGCAAACAGCCGAATGCAGCAGAAGTTGCGGCAAAGTGGCAGCGTCGTGCGCACTCCAAACAGCCTCGCGCAAGAAACAGCTAACGGCTCGAACGCCGCAATACAGTGCACAGAGAGCAACATGACCAGCAAGTACAACACCAATCGCAATCTCAGTGCCACCAACGGCCCGAAGTGCGTATGCTATGGGAATCCGCAGGTCTGCAACATATGTCTCGTCAAAAAAGAGATGCATGCATCCCGTGCCGGCACACCGGGCTATAGGCCGCCTGAAGTGCTGCTGAAGTATGCCGATCAAACCACTGCGGTGGACATTTGGGCTGCGGGCGTAATATTTCTCTCAATACTGTCGTCGGTATATCCATTCTTCAAAGCACCCAACGATTTTGTGGCGCTTGCTGAAATGGTTACGATATTCGGGGATAAGACCATACGAAAAACAGCATTTATACTTGACCGCTTGGTGACGCTGAGCCAAAAAACCAGACCACTGGATCTGCGCAAGCTGTGTGTACGCTTTCGCAATCGCGTCAAATTTAGCTCACCTGAGCTGCTGAAGAAGTATCAGCGGCCGGATGGCACCTGTGAGGTGTGTCGCAACTGTGATCAATTCTACTTCAACTGCTTGTGCTCGGAAACTACATATAACACCGAGCCACTGGACGATGATGATCCCTTCCCCTCGAGCGCTTACGATCTGCTGTATAAACTACTTGAAGTGAATCCCCATCAACGCATAACTGCCGAGGAAGCGCTCAAACATCCCTTCTTCAGTGAGACGGGCACCACTAGTAGCGACAAGTGTACAGGTatctccaacaacaacaacaatat